Genomic segment of Pseudomonas sp. CCI4.2:
GCGCGTAGCTCAGTTGGTTAGAGCACCACCTTGACATGGTGGGGGTCGCTGGTTCGAGTCCAGTCGCGCCTACCACATAAAATCCGCTCCCTGCTGGGCGGTCTAGAAGGGGTTCACCGAAAGGTGGGCCCCTTTTTTGTTGTTTGCGGTTTGCAAAACGTTTGCAAGTCACCCCGCCTCAAAATGCCAAATTGGCACCCACCTCGACGTACTGAATTTCTTTCGACTCGGGGCTTGTAGTGGATTAGGTAGGGCGACCGGATCGGCGACTTAATGCATTCCGTTGCCTTCAGTTGCGAGCCAATTCAATGTTTTCGATTAGCTCCACCCCCTGACTCCGCACATTCCCAATAGCAGCCGACACCCGGAACCACTCAAACGTTTCTGTCGGCTCGCCCTTCAACAAGGCCATCTGTTCCGCGCGCTCTTTCGGCGTGGCCGGGTCAAGCCATTCCCTTGCCAGTTCTGGCGACATCACAACCGGTCTACGGTCATGCACATCCACCATTCCCCCTTCGCTGTCGGCTGTAATAATCACAAACCCATCATCGTCGCGCGCCTCCTCTGCGGGAAATTGCCCGATAGATGCGCAGAAGATCGGTGCCCCATCCCTGCGCTGGATCAAATACGGCTGCTTCTTCGGCCCACCTTCGTCGACCCACTCGAACCAGCTGTCGATTGGCGTAATGGCTCGGTACGGCCAGACATTGCGGAAGAAAGGCCCGTGGGCGACTTTCTCGACGCGGGCATTGATCGGTGCCGCACGATCCTTCGCCCAGAACGGACGCCATCCCCAGCGCACGCGATCCGCTCTCAATGTCTCGCCGTCCATATGGAGCAAGGCCACTTGAGTGGCCGGTGCCACGTTGTAACGCTCAAACGGCAGATCGCCCGTTGTGTTGATCATCGGGTTCGGCATGCTCAGGGCTGCAACGAAATCGTGAATGCCCCGGTACTGGGTCAGTCTTCCGCACATTTCAAATCTCCGCTTGGGTGGCCCGGCGCCCGTATTTTGTAGATTTGGTCACACACTTCTCGTAAGAGAATGCTTACAAAAACACCCTACAAATTCCGGCCACGCCACCTACTCAGCCTTGGCTCGCACAATCCTCCCAGCCCGCACCTCACCTCATAACCCTTCAGCCGCCAGCTAATTTGTACCTTCAATGGAGAATTCTTCGACTCTCTCCAATTCTGATTCGATCAAGCGCCCGGTTTAACGCGTCCAAGGCATTGAGGAGAGCTTTCGCCTCAGCCTCTCGACCCTCTCCCCAAAGGCG
This window contains:
- a CDS encoding SOS response-associated peptidase family protein, which gives rise to MCGRLTQYRGIHDFVAALSMPNPMINTTGDLPFERYNVAPATQVALLHMDGETLRADRVRWGWRPFWAKDRAAPINARVEKVAHGPFFRNVWPYRAITPIDSWFEWVDEGGPKKQPYLIQRRDGAPIFCASIGQFPAEEARDDDGFVIITADSEGGMVDVHDRRPVVMSPELAREWLDPATPKERAEQMALLKGEPTETFEWFRVSAAIGNVRSQGVELIENIELARN